The following proteins are encoded in a genomic region of Opitutus sp.:
- a CDS encoding IS630 family transposase, translated as MTEIKTTKSGVKIQVRNAKRKMAVDAIQSGEAISDVARMLSIPHRTLFSWLSAYRHGGHHALLESDRSGRPRKVNGEVMEWLYKAITLGDPRQFQLPFCLWTLNIIRAVLKKEHKVELSKSGVSRLLGHLGLSPQRPIYKSYKRNPDEMKCYLNTTFPGLRELALKTGAQIFFVDESAIRSDSHRGTTWGKIGETPEVEDSGDRFSLKLISAVSPRGDMHFTCFEGFMNSARFIEFLKKLLQDAECPIIVIADNASYHNSAEVNSFVATQNGEITIANLPRYSPEVNPDEQVWNHAKARLSKLFIITKKEFKRSIVQIMKDIKSTSMLIKSFFQMKNTKYAAI; from the coding sequence ATGACCGAAATTAAGACCACAAAATCAGGCGTAAAGATACAGGTGCGTAACGCAAAGAGGAAAATGGCCGTAGATGCAATCCAGTCGGGGGAGGCCATCTCCGATGTTGCCCGCATGCTGAGTATACCACACCGGACACTGTTTAGCTGGCTATCGGCTTATCGGCACGGCGGGCACCACGCGCTACTGGAGTCTGACCGAAGCGGTCGGCCAAGAAAGGTGAATGGGGAAGTGATGGAGTGGCTTTATAAAGCAATAACGCTAGGCGATCCTCGCCAATTTCAACTACCGTTTTGCTTGTGGACGCTAAATATAATTCGGGCCGTATTGAAGAAGGAGCATAAAGTTGAGCTGAGCAAAAGCGGCGTCAGCCGCTTACTCGGACACCTCGGATTAAGCCCGCAACGCCCTATCTATAAAAGCTATAAGAGAAATCCGGATGAAATGAAGTGCTACCTGAATACGACCTTCCCTGGATTAAGGGAATTGGCTCTAAAAACCGGCGCACAGATCTTTTTTGTTGATGAGAGTGCCATTCGCTCCGATTCGCACAGGGGAACAACTTGGGGTAAAATAGGGGAGACTCCAGAAGTAGAGGACAGCGGCGATAGATTCAGCCTAAAGCTGATCAGTGCCGTCAGCCCCCGAGGCGACATGCATTTCACATGCTTTGAGGGCTTTATGAATTCAGCCCGATTTATCGAGTTCCTTAAAAAACTACTTCAAGACGCCGAGTGTCCGATTATCGTGATTGCTGATAATGCAAGCTACCACAATTCAGCTGAGGTAAACAGCTTTGTTGCAACACAAAATGGTGAAATCACCATCGCTAACCTACCACGATACTCACCAGAGGTAAACCCCGATGAACAGGTCTGGAATCACGCCAAGGCTCGACTCTCAAAACTATTTATCATTACTAAAAAAGAATTTAAGCGCTCGATCGTTCAAATAATGAAGGACATAAAGAGCACCTCCATGTTGATAAAATCGTTTTTCCAAATGAAAAACACGAAGTATGCTGCAATTTGA
- a CDS encoding gamma carbonic anhydrase family protein, producing MTIHDQLAQFLGAAPDVSGALFIAKTATVVGDVRLGKNSSVFYGAVLRGDINTIEVGEGSNIQDNVVVHLSDDAGVRIGKHVTVGHAAIIHGCTIDDGCLIGMGATILDKAHIGADSLVGANSLVPQGFTCPPGSLVFGAPAKVVRALAPEQRESGRRLSAKYVEVAKAHAARR from the coding sequence ATGACTATCCACGATCAACTCGCCCAGTTTCTTGGTGCCGCTCCTGACGTGAGCGGAGCCCTATTTATCGCCAAGACCGCCACGGTGGTGGGCGATGTGCGGCTGGGCAAAAACAGCAGCGTGTTCTACGGGGCGGTACTGCGCGGTGACATCAACACCATCGAGGTGGGCGAGGGCAGTAATATCCAGGATAACGTGGTGGTTCACCTGTCCGACGACGCCGGGGTGCGTATCGGCAAACATGTGACCGTGGGGCATGCGGCGATTATCCACGGCTGCACGATCGATGACGGCTGCCTGATCGGCATGGGGGCGACGATTTTGGACAAGGCGCACATTGGTGCGGACAGTCTGGTGGGGGCAAATTCCTTGGTGCCGCAGGGGTTCACGTGCCCACCCGGATCGCTGGTGTTTGGCGCGCCGGCCAAGGTGGTGCGCGCGCTCGCTCCCGAGCAGCGCGAGTCGGGCCGGCGGCTCTCCGCCAAATACGTCGAGGTGGCCAAGGCCCACGCCGCACGCCGGTAA
- a CDS encoding O-antigen ligase family protein has translation MSLPRSFHPTHTRHQAAALRSFRGDMRASAALHPLENALIIIAGSLLCFMPWALGTMHVWSQFISLGLAALAFVVAMPNRHYRDELAPQGDFKLIMWPKLVRFPLFWLGLMLLGYILIQALNPAWTYMRDGTSWWLQRVEHIAWLPAGMETPFEDMNPWRVLLFYGAAWLLTCALWVGVTRRAAVQRLFTIIIANGVLLAIIGILQRVTHAKYVLWGLKDVNTAGNFFATIIYKNHAGAYFNLVLMLAVGLLYWHFARAERRLERASPAPVFAFGSVVLGLGVLLSFSRAGTLLMLAFMLIAFIGFVIRCTLTEGEGRSPWVTALLCLGFSLFIGLGAYFLNTDQSFNRLGKLIQDGKTDSSVATRVLARTATLEMAKDNIVTGWGAGSFRHYFPVYQRHYPDIYNVSWNSKLKMRWEFAHNDYVQVLAELGLIGVALLLAMVGAAIRHLRKQKAHLRPHLMFMILALVITAAHAWVDFQFHNPAILVLWCASAALIGRWAEFENQRN, from the coding sequence GTGTCGCTCCCCCGCTCCTTCCACCCGACCCACACACGACATCAAGCCGCCGCCCTGCGCTCGTTCCGCGGCGACATGCGCGCCAGCGCCGCCCTACACCCGCTGGAAAACGCCCTGATTATCATCGCGGGCAGCCTGCTCTGTTTTATGCCGTGGGCGCTCGGCACGATGCACGTCTGGAGCCAGTTCATCAGCCTGGGGCTGGCCGCCCTGGCCTTCGTCGTGGCGATGCCCAACCGCCATTACCGCGACGAACTCGCGCCCCAAGGCGACTTCAAGCTGATCATGTGGCCCAAGCTGGTGCGCTTCCCCCTCTTTTGGCTCGGGCTGATGCTGCTCGGCTACATCCTCATTCAGGCGCTCAACCCGGCGTGGACCTACATGCGCGACGGCACGTCCTGGTGGCTGCAACGCGTCGAACACATCGCTTGGCTGCCCGCCGGCATGGAGACCCCCTTCGAAGACATGAACCCGTGGCGCGTACTCCTCTTCTACGGCGCGGCGTGGTTGCTGACCTGTGCGCTATGGGTGGGCGTCACACGCCGGGCCGCCGTGCAGCGCCTCTTTACCATCATCATCGCCAACGGCGTTTTGCTGGCGATCATCGGCATCCTGCAACGGGTCACCCACGCCAAGTACGTCCTGTGGGGACTTAAAGACGTCAACACCGCGGGGAATTTCTTCGCCACCATCATCTACAAAAACCACGCCGGCGCCTATTTTAACCTGGTGCTGATGCTCGCCGTGGGCCTGTTGTATTGGCACTTTGCCCGCGCCGAACGCCGCCTTGAACGCGCCAGTCCCGCCCCGGTGTTTGCCTTTGGCTCCGTGGTGCTAGGCCTCGGGGTGCTGCTCAGCTTCTCGCGCGCCGGAACCCTGTTGATGCTCGCCTTCATGCTGATAGCCTTCATCGGCTTTGTCATTCGGTGCACGCTGACCGAAGGCGAAGGCCGCAGCCCCTGGGTAACCGCCCTACTCTGCCTCGGCTTTTCCCTATTTATCGGCCTCGGAGCGTATTTCCTCAACACCGACCAATCCTTCAACCGCCTGGGCAAACTCATCCAAGACGGTAAGACAGACAGCTCCGTGGCCACGCGAGTATTAGCGCGCACGGCGACCCTCGAAATGGCCAAGGATAATATAGTGACCGGCTGGGGCGCGGGCAGTTTCCGCCACTATTTCCCCGTTTATCAACGCCACTACCCGGACATCTATAATGTGTCTTGGAACTCCAAGCTAAAGATGCGCTGGGAATTTGCGCACAATGACTACGTACAAGTCCTGGCCGAACTCGGCCTGATTGGTGTTGCCCTACTCCTGGCGATGGTGGGAGCTGCGATACGACACCTACGCAAACAAAAAGCCCACCTACGCCCGCACCTCATGTTTATGATATTGGCGCTGGTGATTACCGCAGCGCACGCGTGGGTGGATTTCCAATTCCACAACCCGGCTATATTAGTACTCTGGTGCGCGTCCGCCGCCCTAATCGGCCGCTGGGCCGAGTTCGAAAACCAGCGAAACTAA
- a CDS encoding HigA family addiction module antidote protein: protein MNVKTLRPWHPGEIIKEDFLADYGLTQYALAKALHIPQSRLSSIINGRRSITADTAARLGRFFGNSAQFWLGLQSLYDLETLEMDKIEAEVEPLAVAA, encoded by the coding sequence ATGAACGTAAAAACTCTACGCCCTTGGCATCCGGGGGAAATTATCAAAGAGGATTTTTTGGCTGACTATGGACTCACTCAGTATGCCTTAGCTAAGGCTTTGCATATTCCGCAGAGTCGGCTTTCATCGATTATTAATGGCCGTCGCAGCATCACCGCCGACACTGCGGCAAGGCTGGGGCGTTTTTTTGGGAATAGCGCCCAGTTCTGGCTAGGACTGCAGTCCCTTTATGACCTAGAAACCTTGGAGATGGATAAAATCGAAGCGGAGGTGGAGCCTCTCGCGGTTGCCGCTTAG
- a CDS encoding HigA family addiction module antidote protein, with protein MKNLPLLFSGEVLLEDFLKPVGISSYRLAKDIGVPLSRISSIINGKRGITADTGLRLDRYFGLSEGYWLRVQLACDIRAAKRRIARELDHITPHEAIAA; from the coding sequence ATGAAAAACCTCCCGCTACTTTTTTCTGGAGAAGTTCTTCTTGAGGACTTCCTCAAGCCTGTGGGAATTTCTTCTTACCGCCTAGCCAAGGACATAGGCGTTCCACTCTCAAGAATTTCATCAATTATAAATGGGAAGAGGGGCATCACCGCAGATACCGGGTTGCGGCTTGATCGCTATTTTGGATTATCTGAAGGGTATTGGCTTCGAGTCCAGCTTGCTTGCGACATTCGAGCTGCTAAAAGGAGAATTGCCCGAGAGCTTGATCACATCACCCCCCACGAAGCGATTGCAGCTTAG
- a CDS encoding type II toxin-antitoxin system RelE/ParE family toxin: MSGMIQSFADEITEQLANGCFVRKLPVEIQRQALKRLNFLKLAQRLDDLYIPPSNHFHALSGKGRYAIRVNRACPKFPDF, encoded by the coding sequence TTGTCCGGAATGATCCAGAGTTTCGCTGACGAAATCACCGAGCAGTTGGCTAATGGGTGTTTCGTCCGCAAACTCCCCGTTGAAATCCAGCGCCAAGCGCTTAAACGACTAAATTTCCTCAAACTCGCTCAGCGACTCGACGATCTCTATATTCCACCCTCCAATCATTTTCATGCGCTCAGCGGCAAAGGTCGCTACGCAATACGGGTAAATAGAGCCTGTCCCAAATTTCCGGATTTTTAA
- a CDS encoding ATP-binding protein, whose product MIDRPSYHHAVERALARSPIVALLGPRQCGKTSLARRFLPVEHPQYFDLEDPVVASLMENPLTALRHLKGLVVIDEAQRQPGLFPVLRVLADRSEQPATFLILGSASPELARQSSESLAGRVEIIEMRGFDLSEVGPTAQENLWLRGGFPRSFLAATDEDSTVWRKQFIGTFLERDLAALGFGLSPALMRRFWLMLAHYHGQIWNGTEIAASLGVAPNTARAYLDALEQTFMVRRLLPWHNNLGKRLVKTPKLYFRDTGLLHTLLGVGTGMELLTHPKSGASWEGFALEELIRAEAPDEVYFYAVHSGSELDLLMIKKGRRIGVEFKRADAPKLTRSMEISLTDLVLDELWVIYPGTRSYGLADKVTARPLIIKGES is encoded by the coding sequence ATGATCGACCGCCCCAGCTACCACCACGCCGTAGAACGGGCCTTAGCGAGGAGTCCAATTGTCGCGCTTTTAGGGCCACGCCAATGCGGAAAAACCAGTTTAGCCCGGCGGTTTCTCCCCGTCGAGCATCCCCAGTATTTCGACCTTGAGGACCCAGTGGTCGCTTCCTTGATGGAGAATCCCCTCACCGCCCTGCGGCACCTCAAGGGACTGGTGGTGATCGATGAAGCCCAGCGCCAACCGGGGCTGTTTCCGGTCCTGCGGGTGCTGGCCGATCGCTCAGAACAACCGGCCACGTTTTTGATTTTAGGCAGCGCTTCGCCGGAATTAGCCCGTCAATCCTCCGAGTCGCTGGCTGGGCGGGTTGAAATCATCGAAATGCGCGGCTTTGACCTCAGCGAGGTCGGCCCCACAGCACAAGAAAACCTTTGGCTACGCGGAGGCTTCCCCCGCTCCTTTTTAGCGGCGACCGACGAAGACAGTACTGTTTGGCGCAAGCAGTTTATCGGCACCTTCCTAGAGCGGGACTTGGCGGCCCTGGGCTTTGGTTTGTCACCCGCCCTGATGCGCCGTTTCTGGCTGATGTTGGCCCACTACCACGGCCAAATTTGGAATGGGACCGAAATCGCCGCCTCGTTGGGGGTGGCCCCGAATACCGCCCGCGCTTATTTGGATGCCCTGGAGCAAACTTTTATGGTGCGCCGGCTCCTGCCATGGCACAATAACTTGGGCAAACGCCTGGTTAAAACCCCCAAGTTGTATTTCCGCGACACCGGACTGCTGCACACCCTATTGGGGGTTGGCACAGGCATGGAATTATTAACACACCCCAAGTCCGGCGCATCCTGGGAAGGTTTTGCGCTGGAAGAGCTCATCCGCGCGGAGGCTCCGGACGAGGTCTATTTTTATGCCGTTCATAGCGGCAGTGAGCTCGACCTATTAATGATCAAAAAAGGTCGACGGATAGGGGTGGAGTTTAAGCGCGCCGATGCACCGAAGTTGACCCGATCGATGGAAATATCTTTAACCGACCTAGTATTGGACGAACTCTGGGTAATCTATCCAGGAACCCGCAGCTACGGTCTCGCCGATAAAGTCACAGCGCGTCCTTTAATAATTAAGGGGGAGAGCTAG
- a CDS encoding clan AA aspartic protease yields the protein MGPSYAKLTLRNPKNSELAGVTVEALADTGSVYLIIPEHVRLQLGLQEQSKKEVELADASKRMVPYVGPIEVSFKNRVAFVGAIVMGDEVLLGAIPMEDMDLVIMPQQRRVDINPQNPNYAAAKAK from the coding sequence ATGGGGCCATCCTATGCTAAGTTAACACTGCGGAATCCGAAGAACTCCGAACTTGCGGGCGTTACCGTCGAAGCTCTAGCAGACACCGGTTCAGTTTATTTGATTATACCTGAACATGTTAGACTACAACTAGGCCTTCAGGAGCAGTCAAAAAAAGAAGTTGAACTGGCGGATGCATCTAAGCGGATGGTGCCCTATGTCGGGCCGATTGAGGTATCATTTAAGAACCGAGTGGCCTTTGTTGGTGCAATTGTCATGGGTGACGAAGTTTTGCTCGGTGCCATTCCGATGGAGGATATGGATTTGGTCATTATGCCCCAGCAACGCCGCGTGGATATAAATCCACAGAACCCCAATTACGCGGCCGCCAAAGCCAAGTAA
- a CDS encoding glycosyltransferase family 4 protein: MKILSPKNFGVYRASEFVELCVQFVIPLTELPPKALYARVGDRIIPLEVAPDGHCTSAHGFKATAQYRLGFGLKRFVFVAFDDTGIETVIGIRYIIVRNEDIGPRVSIPRNAKNLPNGINVIGSLNYEFGLGEAARGMVQAVQRTGIPNAAILAPMVRNSVKCNDFDYTRIGRALEYKINLFNLNAPDMSLVRKRWSRVFSNGQYNIGYWYYELPRLPVSWCEGFNGLKEVWVASRFVYDAVHAVSPIPVYIIPPVVSVVAPGVVTQSEFGLPVDKLCVLSVFDLNSYRQRKNPEAAIAAFKLAHKKNKDLHLVLKVNNAVRNPQAHKILQEHLVGLEAVTLITDVLPRATLTRLQATCDVFISLHRSEGFGLNLAECMALGKPIIATNWSANVDYMNSENSCPVNYTLVELVETIGPYEKGQVWAEPRVEHAAEYIVALAANPKLRSEIGGAAKATIEALYSPTAVASAIKRRYEAIAGRL; encoded by the coding sequence ATGAAAATCCTCAGCCCGAAAAATTTTGGGGTCTATCGGGCTAGTGAGTTTGTTGAACTTTGTGTTCAATTCGTGATTCCCCTCACTGAATTGCCTCCCAAGGCGCTCTACGCCCGTGTGGGTGACCGCATCATTCCCCTTGAGGTGGCCCCTGATGGGCATTGCACCAGTGCCCATGGTTTTAAAGCAACGGCTCAATATCGACTTGGTTTTGGACTTAAGCGATTCGTGTTTGTAGCCTTTGACGATACCGGTATTGAGACGGTGATCGGCATTCGCTATATAATCGTCCGGAATGAGGATATTGGCCCGCGGGTCAGCATACCGCGGAACGCGAAAAACCTTCCGAATGGAATCAATGTCATTGGTTCGCTCAACTATGAGTTCGGGTTGGGCGAGGCTGCGCGCGGGATGGTCCAGGCAGTGCAACGTACTGGTATACCTAATGCCGCCATTTTAGCGCCAATGGTTAGGAATTCAGTCAAGTGCAACGATTTCGACTACACACGAATCGGCCGAGCACTGGAATATAAAATTAATTTATTTAATCTGAACGCGCCAGATATGTCGCTTGTCCGCAAGCGGTGGTCGCGAGTTTTTAGTAATGGTCAGTACAATATTGGATATTGGTACTATGAGTTGCCTCGGTTGCCGGTTTCTTGGTGTGAAGGGTTTAATGGCCTTAAAGAGGTTTGGGTTGCTAGTCGGTTTGTTTATGATGCGGTTCATGCGGTTTCACCAATCCCCGTTTATATCATTCCGCCCGTTGTTTCCGTAGTCGCTCCCGGCGTAGTCACTCAAAGTGAGTTTGGTCTGCCCGTTGATAAATTATGTGTTTTGTCTGTTTTTGATCTGAATTCATATCGACAGCGGAAAAACCCTGAGGCCGCAATCGCGGCGTTCAAACTCGCGCATAAGAAAAATAAAGATCTGCATTTGGTGTTAAAAGTTAACAATGCTGTTCGGAACCCGCAGGCACATAAAATCCTTCAAGAACATTTAGTAGGGTTAGAGGCCGTCACATTAATTACAGATGTACTACCTCGTGCCACCCTAACGAGGCTGCAGGCCACTTGTGATGTTTTTATTTCATTGCATCGTTCGGAGGGCTTTGGGCTTAACTTGGCGGAGTGTATGGCGCTGGGGAAGCCGATCATAGCTACGAATTGGTCGGCCAATGTGGACTATATGAATTCTGAGAACTCCTGCCCTGTGAATTACACGTTGGTGGAGTTGGTGGAGACAATCGGACCTTACGAAAAAGGACAGGTGTGGGCGGAGCCGAGAGTTGAACATGCTGCTGAGTATATAGTGGCTTTGGCGGCCAATCCCAAACTGCGGTCTGAAATAGGTGGGGCGGCTAAGGCGACGATTGAGGCATTGTATTCGCCAACAGCAGTCGCGTCGGCGATCAAACGGAGGTATGAAGCAATAGCAGGTCGTTTGTAG
- a CDS encoding PAS domain-containing protein, with translation MKFPAIKKSKQRPETAAALRRRAQQQLPTQGKDVATADPATLNTQRLIHELRVHQVELELQNEELKRSKAEAETYLEKHTSLYDSAPLGYFTLSAEGLIKQANITGAGLVGIERSKLIGQPFLRLVSPVLQPSFQDFLQQVFAGPSQRSADFEMMTGSIEQPPRQVNIKAKRLPNGQDCQVVVADITERKRAETALVHSKAVLSTLIAQAPLGIFVVGATFCLQQINPAALPVFRAAHPLIGRDFAEVLHLVWSRAEAHPIIEAVLERFRHTLKTGAPYHSPDLAHHRCYDHRKQVYEWQIQRVTLPSGDMGVVCFFNNVTERLRAQQAMQRLDLVTAANKQLKQEIVRRKAVEKALTRSERKTQKHLEDARLLQEKLRQLSHKIIRMQELQRKEISTELHDGISQLLVGINVQLATFAKKAAIEPKSIPEGLAPVYKLVTKSVHVLHHFARELRPAMLDELGLIPALRSYLEDFPKENGLRIAFTADCDLTELDSDRRTVLYRVAQESLTNISRHAQSSQVRIAVAKARGQVTLVVADDGISFDVQKIASKDWINRLGLSSMRERVEMVGGRFTVTSTAGIGTTIRAVVPLR, from the coding sequence GTGAAATTTCCAGCCATAAAAAAGTCCAAACAGCGCCCCGAAACCGCCGCTGCGCTCCGCCGCAGGGCTCAGCAGCAGTTGCCCACGCAGGGAAAGGACGTGGCAACCGCAGATCCTGCCACGCTCAACACGCAGCGACTGATCCACGAACTCCGGGTTCACCAAGTAGAACTGGAGCTGCAAAACGAGGAGCTCAAACGCAGTAAAGCCGAGGCCGAAACCTATCTCGAAAAACACACCTCGCTCTACGATTCCGCCCCGTTGGGTTATTTCACCCTGTCGGCCGAGGGTTTGATCAAACAGGCCAACATCACCGGTGCCGGACTCGTGGGTATCGAGCGCAGCAAACTGATCGGGCAACCCTTCCTGCGGCTGGTGAGCCCGGTGTTGCAACCGAGCTTTCAGGACTTTCTCCAGCAGGTGTTCGCTGGCCCGTCCCAGCGCTCGGCCGATTTTGAAATGATGACCGGCTCCATCGAGCAGCCGCCGCGTCAGGTCAACATCAAGGCCAAGCGCTTGCCTAATGGCCAAGACTGCCAAGTGGTGGTTGCGGACATCACCGAGCGCAAACGCGCGGAGACGGCCCTCGTCCACAGCAAGGCAGTGCTTTCCACCCTCATTGCGCAGGCGCCTTTGGGTATATTTGTGGTCGGTGCCACCTTTTGCCTCCAACAGATCAACCCGGCTGCGTTGCCCGTTTTCCGCGCGGCCCATCCGCTCATTGGCCGCGACTTCGCGGAAGTCTTGCACCTGGTCTGGTCGCGGGCCGAAGCGCACCCGATCATCGAAGCGGTGCTGGAACGCTTCCGCCACACGCTAAAAACCGGCGCCCCCTATCACTCGCCTGATTTGGCCCACCACCGCTGCTATGACCACCGCAAGCAGGTCTACGAGTGGCAAATCCAGCGTGTTACCCTACCCAGCGGCGACATGGGCGTGGTTTGTTTTTTCAACAATGTCACCGAACGCCTCCGCGCCCAACAGGCCATGCAGCGACTCGATTTGGTCACCGCCGCCAACAAGCAACTCAAGCAGGAGATCGTGCGGCGCAAAGCGGTCGAAAAGGCCCTGACCAGAAGCGAGCGCAAGACCCAAAAACACCTGGAGGATGCGCGCCTGCTTCAGGAAAAACTCCGCCAACTCTCCCACAAGATCATCCGCATGCAGGAGCTGCAGCGGAAGGAAATCAGCACCGAATTGCACGACGGCATCAGCCAGTTGCTCGTCGGCATCAACGTGCAACTGGCCACCTTCGCCAAAAAGGCCGCGATCGAACCCAAGAGTATTCCCGAGGGCCTCGCGCCGGTTTACAAATTGGTCACCAAGTCCGTGCACGTCCTGCACCACTTCGCCCGTGAACTGCGCCCGGCCATGCTCGACGAGCTCGGCCTGATCCCGGCCCTGCGCTCCTACCTCGAGGACTTCCCCAAGGAGAACGGACTGCGAATCGCATTCACGGCCGACTGCGATTTGACCGAATTGGACAGCGATCGGCGCACGGTACTCTACCGCGTTGCCCAAGAATCGCTGACCAACATCTCCCGCCATGCGCAGTCCAGCCAGGTGCGCATCGCCGTGGCCAAGGCGCGCGGCCAGGTCACGCTGGTGGTTGCCGATGACGGCATCTCCTTTGACGTCCAGAAAATCGCCTCCAAGGACTGGATTAACCGCCTCGGTTTGAGCAGCATGAGAGAACGCGTGGAGATGGTCGGCGGACGCTTCACGGTGACCTCCACCGCCGGAATCGGCACCACCATCCGCGCCGTGGTTCCGCTGCGCTAA
- a CDS encoding septum formation initiator family protein, with product MPIRQIIVVFYLVLFLSFGAASSMFFWQTRQEYNQLRQVELATQRRLLEAEERLREQERMLHRLRTDPAYVEMKIRQRLGYARPEEFIFRFDQ from the coding sequence ATGCCCATTCGTCAGATCATCGTCGTTTTTTACTTGGTGCTCTTCCTGAGTTTTGGGGCGGCCTCGTCGATGTTTTTTTGGCAGACGCGGCAGGAGTACAACCAGTTGCGGCAAGTCGAACTGGCGACCCAACGGCGGTTGTTGGAGGCCGAGGAGCGTTTGCGTGAGCAGGAGCGCATGTTACATCGGTTGCGCACCGACCCGGCTTATGTGGAGATGAAGATTCGCCAGCGCCTGGGCTACGCCCGACCCGAGGAGTTTATCTTCCGCTTCGATCAGTGA
- a CDS encoding dihydrofolate reductase gives MPKPIHLIVACAENRVIGRNGGLPWAIPEDTRFFQEKTRGQTVIMGARCFAEWPSCVHTRDVVVLSHEPQSLPPLVHGATSLAEAIARAQSLRGEIFLCGGQRVYEEGMALGDFLHLTLVHAHIEGGDTFFPEWRSQFPRELSRRESHDANWRYTFLCLGK, from the coding sequence ATGCCCAAGCCCATCCACCTCATCGTCGCCTGCGCCGAGAACCGCGTCATCGGGCGCAACGGCGGCCTGCCCTGGGCGATTCCCGAGGACACCCGCTTTTTTCAGGAAAAAACCCGCGGCCAGACCGTCATCATGGGTGCGCGCTGTTTTGCCGAGTGGCCCAGTTGTGTGCACACGCGTGATGTCGTTGTACTCAGCCATGAACCCCAGTCGCTGCCGCCCTTGGTTCACGGTGCCACCAGCCTCGCCGAGGCCATCGCGCGGGCCCAATCCCTTCGCGGCGAAATTTTCCTGTGCGGCGGCCAACGCGTTTACGAGGAAGGCATGGCGCTTGGCGATTTCCTCCACCTCACGCTCGTCCATGCCCACATCGAAGGCGGCGACACGTTTTTTCCCGAGTGGCGCAGTCAATTCCCCCGTGAGCTCTCGCGCCGTGAAAGCCACGACGCGAACTGGCGCTACACCTTTCTGTGCCTCGGCAAGTAG
- a CDS encoding AAA family ATPase yields the protein MYQSYYGLNEMPFNITPDPKFLYLSPTHQEALQHLKYGVHERKGFIVLIGEVGCGKTTLCRRFLNELDPARYDTALILNPRVTETQMLKAILTELGETKLGRSQNDLVAQMNRVLLERIARGRDIVLIIDEAQNLSFEVLEQIRLLSNLETDQQKLLQIVLMGQTELKAVLAREELRQLRQRILIHYELNPLTLGDVEHYVQHRITLAGGMGRPAFTRRALKSVHHHSRGIPRIINNLCDKAILAAFIRDSDEVNWWDVRRAQKDVRRLTQ from the coding sequence ATGTATCAGAGTTACTACGGGCTGAACGAAATGCCGTTCAACATCACCCCCGACCCCAAGTTTCTCTACCTCAGCCCCACGCACCAGGAAGCCCTCCAGCACCTCAAGTACGGGGTGCACGAGCGTAAAGGCTTCATCGTGCTGATCGGCGAGGTCGGCTGCGGCAAAACCACCCTCTGCCGCCGCTTCCTCAACGAGCTCGATCCGGCCCGCTACGACACCGCTCTCATCCTCAACCCCCGCGTCACCGAGACGCAGATGCTCAAGGCGATCCTCACCGAGCTGGGAGAAACCAAACTCGGGCGCAGTCAAAACGACTTGGTTGCCCAAATGAATCGTGTGCTGCTGGAGCGCATCGCCCGCGGCCGCGACATCGTGCTCATCATCGACGAGGCCCAAAACCTCTCCTTCGAGGTGCTCGAGCAGATCCGCCTGCTCTCCAACCTGGAAACCGACCAGCAAAAGCTGCTCCAAATCGTGCTCATGGGCCAAACCGAGCTCAAAGCCGTCCTCGCCCGCGAAGAGCTCCGCCAGCTCCGCCAACGCATCCTCATTCACTACGAACTGAACCCGCTGACCCTCGGCGACGTGGAGCACTATGTGCAGCACCGCATCACCCTCGCCGGCGGCATGGGCCGGCCCGCCTTCACCCGCCGCGCGCTCAAATCCGTCCACCACCACAGTCGCGGCATTCCGCGCATCATCAACAACCTCTGCGACAAGGCCATCCTCGCCGCCTTCATCCGCGACTCCGACGAGGTCAACTGGTGGGACGTTCGCCGCGCCCAGAAAGACGTCCGCCGCCTCACGCAATGA